In Sulfurisphaera javensis, a single genomic region encodes these proteins:
- the ppcA gene encoding phosphoenolpyruvate carboxylase, translated as MRKIPKTMSTQHPDNARVPEWSKSEVISGEAEVIEAYLAYEHYNVDEVMWDAEGKDVDTHVVRKLLTQYPEFFKERVLGRDIFLTYRIPNPKIEGAEKKVFAETMESIPITYDLAEKFFGTKPTPPVFEVILPFTTDYKELVAIVKYYEIAIVSKENVKLVDDIYVKDLIGEINPKSIEIIPLIEDKDSMFRIDDIVRGYIKAIKPPYMRVFLARSDPAMNYGLISAVLAVKYALNRLGKIEKEFSLKIFPLIGVGSLPFRGHFNPQNFEKTIDEYRGVYTFTVQSAFKYDYEDDEVANAIRKINERQISDFEILSEEEEKILNRIANVYTSVYQPIIESLADVINKIALLLPRRRARKLHIGLFGYSRSTGKVTLPRAISFTGALYSVGIPPELIGISSLSSLSENEWDILEKNYKYMRHDLQTAAKYVSFESIELIKEIWNINNEVIKKIKDDLSYAEHTLGIRIGDNNSVGRKHALMSSLALIALKEGNVEEAKSYLLEMAKIRKSLG; from the coding sequence ATGCGAAAGATTCCGAAAACTATGTCTACTCAACATCCAGATAATGCTAGAGTTCCAGAGTGGAGTAAAAGTGAAGTAATTAGTGGTGAAGCTGAAGTTATTGAGGCTTATCTCGCATACGAGCACTACAATGTTGATGAAGTGATGTGGGATGCTGAAGGTAAAGATGTAGATACCCATGTGGTAAGGAAACTTTTAACTCAATACCCTGAGTTTTTTAAAGAGAGAGTTTTAGGCAGAGATATATTTCTAACATATAGAATACCAAACCCTAAGATTGAAGGAGCTGAGAAAAAAGTCTTTGCTGAAACCATGGAAAGTATACCAATCACTTATGATTTAGCTGAAAAATTCTTTGGAACAAAACCAACTCCACCAGTCTTTGAAGTTATTCTTCCATTTACTACTGATTATAAAGAGTTAGTTGCGATAGTGAAGTATTACGAGATTGCGATAGTTAGCAAAGAAAACGTAAAGCTTGTTGATGATATATATGTGAAAGATTTGATAGGAGAAATAAATCCAAAATCAATTGAAATCATACCCTTGATAGAAGATAAAGATTCAATGTTTAGAATTGATGATATAGTTAGAGGTTACATAAAAGCAATCAAACCTCCTTATATGAGAGTCTTCTTAGCGAGATCTGATCCTGCAATGAATTATGGTTTAATTTCTGCAGTTCTTGCGGTAAAATATGCTTTAAACAGACTAGGAAAAATTGAGAAAGAGTTTAGCTTAAAGATATTTCCATTAATTGGCGTTGGTTCATTACCATTTAGAGGACACTTTAATCCTCAAAATTTTGAAAAAACCATCGATGAATATAGGGGAGTTTATACTTTTACAGTTCAATCAGCTTTCAAGTATGATTATGAAGATGATGAAGTTGCCAATGCAATAAGAAAAATTAATGAAAGGCAAATATCAGATTTTGAGATATTAAGCGAGGAAGAAGAAAAAATATTGAATAGAATAGCTAACGTATATACTTCTGTCTATCAACCAATAATAGAAAGCTTAGCAGATGTAATAAATAAGATTGCGTTATTATTACCTAGGAGAAGAGCTAGAAAACTTCATATAGGTCTGTTTGGCTATTCAAGAAGTACTGGAAAGGTGACCTTGCCTAGAGCCATTTCATTCACTGGTGCATTGTACTCAGTTGGTATTCCACCAGAGTTAATAGGGATTTCATCTCTCTCATCTTTATCAGAAAATGAATGGGATATTCTAGAAAAGAATTATAAGTATATGAGGCATGATTTACAAACAGCAGCTAAGTATGTAAGTTTTGAGTCGATAGAACTAATAAAAGAGATTTGGAATATAAATAACGAAGTTATAAAGAAAATTAAGGACGATTTATCATATGCAGAACACACACTAGGTATAAGAATTGGAGATAATAATTCTGTGGGAAGAAAGCATGCTCTAATGTCTTCTTTAGCTTTAATAGCCTTAAAGGAAGGGAATGTTGAAGAGGCAAAGAGTTATCTTTTAGAGATGGCTAAAATAAGAAAATCATTAGGATGA
- a CDS encoding peroxiredoxin: MNVGEPAPDFEAESTTGKIKLSDFKGKNVVLYFYPKSFTPGCTREIQRFVELYEEFKKLNTEIIGVSADSLTTQKRFAEKYNAKFPVVADKEKKIIEMYRVLNEKGTSAQRVTFIIDSEGKVVEVLKNLKKAEEHADKALEVIKKITSTK; this comes from the coding sequence ATAAATGTGGGAGAACCTGCACCAGATTTCGAAGCAGAATCAACTACTGGTAAAATAAAATTATCTGATTTTAAGGGAAAAAATGTTGTACTTTATTTTTATCCTAAATCATTTACCCCTGGATGCACAAGAGAAATTCAAAGATTTGTTGAATTATATGAAGAGTTTAAGAAATTAAATACAGAGATTATAGGAGTAAGTGCGGATAGCTTAACGACACAAAAGAGATTTGCTGAAAAGTATAATGCAAAGTTCCCAGTTGTTGCAGACAAAGAAAAGAAAATTATTGAGATGTACAGAGTTTTAAATGAAAAAGGGACTAGTGCGCAGAGAGTGACCTTCATAATAGACTCTGAAGGTAAAGTAGTTGAAGTTCTTAAAAATTTGAAGAAAGCAGAAGAGCATGCTGATAAAGCTTTAGAAGTAATAAAGAAAATTACTTCTACAAAGTAA
- a CDS encoding NAD(P)H-hydrate dehydratase, translating into MIDTKRMRAIEINSEAFGVPTLLLMENAGRSVKDEIMSRTKPKDAIVFVGHGGKGGDGLVAARHLAGEGVKVKVITLGENKHKDAVLNFNAIEDMDYSIDLIEIKDPSDLKPLEADVLVDAMLGTGFRGKPREPFATAIKVFNESKGYKVSIDLPSGIDADTGEAQGEYVKPDLVVTFHDIKKGLAKYNFNVIVKKIGIPPEAEIYVGPGDVIVNVKKRDYKSKKGDNGRVLVIGGSYTFTGAPTLSALASLRTGADLVYVASPEETAKIIAGYSPDLITIKLSGKNISPQNFEELKPWIDKADVVIIGPGMGLAEETIEASKLIVNYLKQNNKPAVIDADALKAISGTKLYSNAIITPHAGEFKIFFKEEAEKEIRKRIQQVIEKAKEYNCTILLKGYVDVISDGKDFRLNKTGNPGMTVGGTGDTLTGVVGTLLAQKLSPLDAASIGVFINSLAGTLAYSELGPHITPTDVLNKIPVVLNDPIESFKKKIYKRVITL; encoded by the coding sequence ATGATAGACACTAAAAGAATGAGAGCCATAGAAATAAATAGTGAAGCCTTCGGAGTACCCACTTTATTATTAATGGAAAATGCTGGAAGAAGTGTAAAGGACGAAATTATGAGTAGAACTAAGCCAAAAGATGCTATAGTTTTTGTTGGGCATGGTGGAAAAGGAGGAGATGGTTTAGTAGCTGCAAGGCATCTGGCTGGAGAAGGGGTTAAAGTGAAAGTAATTACGCTGGGCGAAAATAAGCATAAAGATGCAGTTTTAAACTTTAATGCAATAGAAGATATGGATTATAGCATAGATTTAATAGAAATTAAAGATCCTTCAGATCTAAAACCATTAGAGGCTGATGTGTTAGTAGATGCAATGCTAGGAACAGGGTTTAGAGGAAAACCAAGAGAACCTTTTGCAACAGCAATAAAAGTTTTTAACGAAAGTAAAGGTTATAAAGTGTCAATTGATCTCCCTTCTGGAATAGATGCTGATACTGGAGAAGCTCAAGGAGAGTATGTAAAACCAGATTTAGTTGTTACTTTTCATGATATAAAGAAAGGTTTGGCAAAATACAATTTTAACGTTATTGTAAAGAAAATAGGTATCCCTCCAGAGGCAGAGATTTACGTAGGTCCAGGAGATGTTATAGTTAATGTAAAGAAAAGGGATTATAAATCTAAAAAAGGTGACAATGGAAGGGTTTTAGTTATAGGTGGTAGTTATACTTTTACTGGTGCCCCTACATTATCAGCATTAGCCTCTCTTAGAACTGGAGCCGATCTAGTTTATGTAGCATCACCAGAAGAAACAGCAAAGATAATTGCTGGTTATTCGCCAGATTTAATTACGATAAAACTTTCTGGTAAAAATATTTCTCCTCAAAATTTTGAAGAACTTAAGCCATGGATAGATAAGGCTGATGTCGTTATAATAGGACCTGGAATGGGATTAGCAGAAGAAACAATAGAAGCGTCTAAGTTAATAGTTAACTATTTGAAGCAAAATAATAAGCCAGCAGTAATTGATGCTGATGCACTAAAAGCAATATCCGGGACCAAGCTGTATAGTAATGCAATTATCACTCCTCATGCAGGAGAGTTTAAGATATTTTTTAAAGAAGAAGCCGAAAAAGAAATTAGAAAAAGAATTCAACAAGTAATAGAGAAAGCCAAAGAATATAATTGTACAATACTACTTAAGGGATATGTAGATGTAATAAGTGATGGAAAAGACTTTAGGTTAAATAAGACTGGAAATCCTGGGATGACTGTTGGAGGTACGGGAGATACTTTAACTGGGGTAGTTGGAACTTTGTTAGCACAAAAACTTTCTCCACTAGATGCTGCATCTATTGGAGTTTTTATAAATAGTCTAGCCGGGACTTTAGCTTATTCAGAATTAGGGCCTCATATAACTCCTACGGATGTTTTAAATAAAATACCAGTAGTGCTCAATGATCCAATAGAGTCATTCAAGAAAAAAATATACAAGAGAGTTATTACTTTGTAG
- the herA gene encoding DNA double-strand break repair helicase HerA: protein MIIGYVVGSATTQEANVLLEKKVRSGYYVTLEYDDEKVLGLVTLITTGSPLVDDNLNDIELIQRIKQMGNKIPFYMKAKVKLLCKLDGKLSQPDLPPVAGTPVRLATREELSNIFSEGTIKIGNLIGSDVEVKLRVNALTRHLAILAATGSGKSNTVAVLSSRLSEINGSVVIFDYHGEYYESDIKNLNNIEPKINPLNLTPNEFATLLEIRENAIIQYRILRRAFKSFLNEIKEKLNQSTINYEDLNNKFREYIIKKVEEVSKTEKRKDSKDEVINKIEDFLDRYSDIIDFTAGDVIEKIRIGKVNVVNLSSLDEDAIDAIVSHYLRKILTSRKENKVKRKTGLRFPVLVVIEEAHVLLSKDSNTLTKLWASRIAREGRKFGVGLIIVSQRPKGIDENILSQMTNKIILKIVEPADKKYVLETSDNLSEDIVEGLSSLDTGEAVIVGNIVRMPAIVKIDKFEGRLAGSDPNLIEEWKNAKEEVEEHSDVLNWGE, encoded by the coding sequence ATGATAATTGGTTATGTAGTTGGTTCAGCAACAACTCAAGAAGCTAACGTATTACTTGAGAAAAAAGTTAGATCAGGTTATTATGTTACCCTTGAATACGATGATGAAAAAGTTCTTGGTTTAGTAACTTTAATTACTACTGGAAGTCCGTTAGTTGATGATAATTTAAATGATATTGAACTCATCCAAAGAATAAAACAGATGGGCAACAAAATACCATTCTATATGAAGGCTAAAGTTAAATTACTTTGTAAACTTGATGGAAAACTTTCACAACCAGATTTACCTCCTGTGGCTGGGACACCAGTAAGATTAGCTACTAGAGAAGAGCTCAGTAACATATTTTCAGAAGGAACAATAAAAATTGGAAATTTGATTGGAAGTGACGTAGAAGTTAAACTTAGAGTTAATGCACTAACAAGACACTTAGCTATATTAGCTGCAACTGGGTCAGGAAAATCAAATACTGTAGCTGTTCTCTCCTCAAGGCTTTCTGAGATTAATGGCTCAGTAGTTATTTTTGATTATCACGGAGAATATTATGAGAGTGATATTAAGAATTTGAATAATATAGAACCTAAAATTAATCCTCTAAATTTAACACCTAATGAATTTGCGACGTTACTTGAAATTAGAGAAAATGCTATAATTCAATATAGGATTTTAAGGAGAGCATTCAAGAGCTTCTTAAATGAAATAAAAGAAAAATTAAACCAGAGTACCATTAATTATGAAGATCTAAATAATAAATTTAGAGAATACATTATTAAAAAAGTTGAGGAAGTCAGCAAAACAGAAAAAAGAAAAGATAGTAAGGACGAAGTCATAAACAAAATAGAGGATTTCTTAGATAGATATTCCGATATTATTGATTTCACTGCCGGTGATGTAATAGAAAAAATTAGAATTGGTAAAGTTAATGTAGTCAATTTAAGTTCTTTAGATGAAGATGCGATTGACGCAATTGTTTCTCACTATTTGAGAAAGATATTGACTTCTAGAAAAGAAAATAAGGTAAAAAGAAAAACAGGTTTAAGATTTCCAGTACTAGTAGTAATTGAAGAGGCTCACGTTCTTTTGTCAAAAGATAGTAATACACTGACAAAATTATGGGCTAGTAGAATTGCTAGAGAAGGTAGAAAATTTGGTGTTGGATTAATCATTGTTAGCCAAAGACCAAAGGGAATAGACGAAAACATTTTGAGTCAAATGACAAATAAAATAATTCTTAAGATCGTAGAACCGGCTGATAAAAAGTATGTTTTAGAGACTAGCGATAATCTAAGCGAAGATATAGTTGAAGGTTTATCATCTTTAGACACTGGTGAAGCTGTTATTGTTGGAAACATCGTAAGAATGCCAGCAATAGTTAAGATTGACAAATTTGAAGGTAGATTAGCTGGAAGTGATCCTAACTTAATTGAGGAATGGAAAAATGCTAAAGAAGAAGTGGAGGAACACAGTGATGTGTTAAATTGGGGTGAATAG
- the mre11 gene encoding DNA double-strand break repair protein Mre11 — translation MHILHISDTHLGKRQYNLDSRENDVYEVFHQLINIAIKEHVDAVVHTGDFFDVNDPPNKAEVEAVKGLKRLKEAGIPFIVIAGDHDSPKKNYAIYPQKLLEEFELIKFLSKPTTPYKLGDISIYGLSHIPNVARERLKDVFSNLKPETKKSILLLHQGLKEILPYEGAWQIQIADLPKNFTYYALGHFHSRKIMHLDGGRIVEIAGSPDIMREEEIEGYEKDGKGATLIDFSGDLPTIQYINVDIRKQYVINIDTGKIKDDIRKIKEKYKNNNSKKPIFHIILSGITIPKDELMRQLRELNEVAEHWRIYKDNTKRKEEKDTSDLPNETTIEKLIFHYLTKVAHFSENDAKIVLDIIEKADDRAYVKEHLRKMIGVENDHKEN, via the coding sequence ATGCATATTCTTCACATTTCTGATACTCATCTAGGGAAAAGACAGTATAACCTTGATTCAAGAGAAAATGATGTGTATGAAGTTTTTCACCAGCTAATAAATATTGCCATAAAAGAGCACGTTGATGCAGTTGTCCATACTGGAGATTTTTTTGACGTAAATGATCCTCCAAATAAGGCAGAAGTAGAGGCTGTTAAAGGATTAAAGAGACTTAAAGAAGCTGGAATTCCCTTTATAGTAATTGCTGGAGATCATGATAGTCCCAAGAAAAATTATGCTATTTATCCACAAAAATTACTAGAAGAATTTGAGCTAATCAAATTTTTATCAAAACCTACTACACCTTACAAGCTAGGCGATATCAGCATATATGGCTTATCTCATATCCCTAATGTAGCCAGAGAGAGATTAAAAGACGTCTTTAGTAATTTAAAGCCAGAAACAAAAAAGAGTATATTACTATTACATCAAGGTCTAAAAGAAATACTTCCTTATGAAGGAGCTTGGCAAATTCAAATAGCAGACTTACCAAAGAATTTCACTTATTACGCTTTAGGACATTTTCACTCTAGGAAGATTATGCATCTAGACGGAGGAAGAATAGTTGAAATAGCTGGATCTCCAGATATTATGAGAGAAGAAGAGATAGAAGGTTATGAAAAAGATGGGAAAGGAGCTACTCTCATAGATTTTTCTGGAGATTTACCTACAATTCAGTATATCAATGTAGATATTAGAAAACAATATGTTATCAATATAGATACTGGAAAAATAAAAGATGATATAAGAAAAATAAAAGAAAAATACAAAAACAATAATTCAAAAAAGCCAATTTTTCACATTATTCTTAGTGGAATTACTATACCTAAAGACGAATTAATGAGACAGCTTCGTGAGCTAAATGAAGTTGCAGAACATTGGAGGATTTATAAAGATAATACAAAAAGAAAAGAAGAAAAAGATACTAGTGATTTACCCAATGAAACAACCATTGAAAAACTCATTTTCCATTATTTAACTAAAGTAGCACATTTTTCAGAGAATGATGCAAAAATAGTTTTAGACATTATTGAAAAAGCTGACGATAGAGCGTATGTAAAAGAGCATCTTAGAAAAATGATAGGTGTTGAAAATGATCATAAGGAAAATTGA
- a CDS encoding AAA family ATPase codes for MIIRKIELKDFLSHKDTTIEFNGTINVIIGHNGAGKSSIIDSIMFGLFRKPLRDVRKQEDLIRKGSSRGSVILTLENKGVNYTIKRYLQNRGGSTEDTISIKDQNGSKTLGYGAQNVTQKIKEMLNLDDEVLRSTIVVGQGKIDSVFENLPNTIKAILKLDKIEKLRDSNGPIKELIDEIQLEIKNLNTIEEWLKKYIQEKKEKEQRLTFLKNELSTLSKKEEEVSKRYDEIKKRVEIEEEKERKYSELNSLLGKLNEEISRLEKEIEKEKGLKEEKEKLSLETIQLDQLRREKEKLIEIQNKFKLLDSELNNYSLLIKDLETLKEKLNKKKEFLPYYNEYQQIEEKIATLEEKEKEYDTLLKQIQKLENDIEQIKAKIMGMGNIPDPKKIEEEIEKLNKEIEEKSRQKEDLNNQIGEIKGKISELNRILENLNEVKGNTCPVCGRELDAHHKIKISTEIKVKTEELKKELQNKLLELNSISKLISDYNQKINEKRKEQQIAIKKSSDYESLNSRKEELIKEREKIYNRIEELKQYHELYNELKKKEKELRPKYEEYLKYSDVDEDKIKEKEEQVAKLKEEIEKLKKETSGYDKNTIGEQIKNIEKKIKDLEEKKNRLNEIEKELAVIEKYKQILVQDKEQVVKLKTEIENLNFDENKLKELKNTKDEIEKKLNDIRIKKGEVSGEINAIENSIREIDQKIKELEGKLKNKQTLLSAFDKLKKLRDELSETNLQAYLMNTVRNLVEDSLNNILSRFDLAFSRVEVDFNGKEGIYAYNTSGQRLSINQLSGGERVSIALALRLALAKSLMNEVGFLILDEPTVNLDEYRKRELIDIIRSTVEVVPQIIVVTHDEELLQAGDYVIKVEKKGDSSKIEVINVD; via the coding sequence ATGATCATAAGGAAAATTGAACTTAAGGACTTTTTAAGTCATAAAGATACAACAATAGAATTTAATGGTACTATAAACGTTATCATTGGCCATAATGGGGCCGGAAAAAGCTCCATAATAGACTCTATAATGTTTGGTCTATTTAGAAAGCCCTTAAGAGATGTGAGGAAACAAGAGGACTTAATAAGAAAAGGAAGTTCTAGGGGGTCAGTAATTTTAACTTTAGAGAACAAAGGAGTAAACTATACTATAAAAAGGTATTTGCAGAACAGAGGAGGTTCAACTGAAGATACTATTTCTATTAAAGACCAAAATGGATCGAAAACTTTAGGATATGGTGCACAAAACGTCACTCAGAAAATAAAGGAAATGTTAAACTTAGATGACGAGGTACTAAGATCTACAATAGTTGTAGGACAAGGTAAAATTGACTCAGTATTTGAAAACTTGCCCAATACAATTAAGGCTATTCTAAAATTAGATAAGATAGAAAAATTAAGAGATAGTAACGGACCTATTAAGGAGTTAATAGATGAAATTCAGTTAGAAATTAAAAATCTTAATACAATAGAAGAATGGCTAAAAAAATATATACAAGAAAAGAAAGAAAAAGAACAAAGATTAACATTTTTAAAAAACGAGCTTTCCACTTTATCTAAAAAAGAAGAAGAAGTTTCAAAAAGATATGATGAAATTAAAAAGCGAGTAGAAATAGAAGAAGAGAAAGAGAGAAAGTATTCAGAACTCAACTCTCTCCTAGGAAAACTAAACGAAGAAATTAGTAGGTTAGAAAAAGAAATAGAGAAAGAAAAAGGTTTGAAAGAAGAGAAGGAGAAATTAAGTTTAGAAACTATACAGCTTGACCAACTAAGAAGAGAGAAGGAGAAATTAATTGAGATACAAAATAAATTTAAGTTGCTTGACTCAGAACTTAACAATTATTCATTATTAATTAAAGACTTAGAAACTCTAAAAGAGAAATTAAATAAAAAGAAGGAGTTTTTGCCTTATTATAATGAGTATCAGCAGATTGAAGAAAAAATTGCCACCCTAGAAGAAAAGGAGAAAGAGTACGATACTCTTCTAAAGCAAATACAAAAGTTAGAGAATGATATTGAACAAATTAAGGCTAAAATAATGGGAATGGGTAATATTCCTGATCCTAAGAAAATTGAAGAAGAGATAGAAAAATTAAACAAGGAAATAGAAGAAAAAAGTAGACAAAAAGAGGATCTTAATAATCAAATTGGAGAAATAAAAGGAAAAATTAGTGAGTTAAATAGAATACTTGAAAACTTAAATGAGGTAAAAGGAAATACATGCCCAGTATGTGGAAGAGAATTAGATGCTCACCATAAGATTAAAATTTCAACAGAAATTAAGGTAAAGACAGAAGAATTAAAGAAAGAGCTTCAAAATAAACTATTAGAATTAAATTCCATAAGTAAGCTAATTTCAGATTATAATCAAAAAATAAATGAAAAAAGAAAAGAACAACAGATTGCTATCAAGAAGAGCTCAGATTATGAAAGTCTTAACTCAAGAAAAGAGGAACTAATTAAAGAAAGAGAGAAGATTTATAACAGAATAGAAGAGTTAAAGCAATATCATGAGTTATATAACGAACTAAAGAAAAAGGAAAAAGAGCTTAGACCTAAATACGAAGAGTACTTAAAGTATTCTGACGTAGATGAAGATAAAATAAAGGAAAAAGAAGAACAAGTCGCTAAATTAAAAGAGGAAATAGAAAAACTAAAAAAAGAAACTTCAGGTTATGATAAGAATACGATTGGAGAACAAATAAAAAACATAGAGAAAAAAATTAAAGATTTAGAAGAGAAAAAGAACAGATTAAATGAGATAGAAAAAGAATTGGCAGTAATAGAAAAGTATAAGCAAATTTTAGTGCAAGACAAGGAACAAGTAGTGAAACTAAAGACAGAAATAGAAAATCTTAATTTTGATGAAAACAAACTAAAGGAACTAAAAAATACAAAAGATGAAATAGAAAAGAAACTAAATGATATTAGAATTAAAAAAGGTGAAGTTAGCGGAGAAATTAATGCTATAGAGAATAGTATTAGAGAAATAGATCAAAAGATTAAGGAGTTGGAAGGAAAATTAAAAAATAAGCAGACTTTACTTTCTGCATTTGATAAACTTAAGAAACTTAGGGATGAACTCTCTGAAACAAATTTACAAGCATATCTTATGAATACAGTAAGAAACTTAGTGGAAGATTCTCTTAATAATATTCTTTCTAGATTTGATTTAGCATTTAGCAGAGTAGAGGTAGACTTTAATGGTAAGGAAGGAATTTATGCCTATAATACTTCTGGGCAAAGATTGTCTATAAATCAGCTAAGCGGTGGTGAAAGAGTTTCTATAGCTTTAGCTTTAAGATTAGCGTTAGCTAAATCACTAATGAATGAAGTAGGTTTCTTAATACTTGATGAACCAACAGTTAATCTTGATGAATATAGAAAGAGAGAATTAATTGACATAATAAGGTCTACAGTAGAGGTTGTGCCACAAATCATTGTAGTAACTCATGATGAAGAATTATTACAAGCTGGAGATTATGTAATAAAAGTAGAGAAAAAAGGAGACTCAAGTAAAATAGAGGTGATTAATGTTGATTAA
- the nurA gene encoding DNA double-strand break repair nuclease NurA, which produces MIKDVYELLLKNKDEIKNEIRLLYEKKDDNLNKKVLEKWTEYCPTEFKFSTFLAIDGGLWTKELRYGFVYIVDAEIVKAEGYNTTPIDSKAYIGVIRPGNLAKERVSLLMQLLELKLALKHGNEADYILFDGSITKKIGKYKLSSKISLLDDIDPLSDKIYSLEEQDEELMYKYLIAENHLVISELVNRYKNKLIWVSKNSKSIELFKEGISDISILEMFTRNCGYTKPLQKQISGENIISTKASQTLDQQTYYSSYIRLKEGEKVLKVDSFTNNVEEIMNILTPINIKGYPYPLLKVHTDVKVSKEDRQRIEQLLNIKKRDIEWWPNQLF; this is translated from the coding sequence TTGATTAAAGATGTTTACGAATTACTATTAAAAAACAAAGATGAGATAAAAAATGAAATAAGATTACTTTATGAGAAAAAAGATGATAATTTAAATAAAAAAGTCCTAGAAAAATGGACTGAATATTGTCCAACTGAATTTAAGTTTTCTACATTTTTAGCCATAGATGGAGGATTATGGACTAAGGAGCTACGTTATGGTTTTGTATATATAGTAGATGCAGAAATTGTAAAAGCAGAGGGATATAATACTACTCCAATAGATTCAAAAGCGTACATAGGTGTTATAAGACCAGGAAATTTAGCTAAGGAAAGAGTGTCTCTATTAATGCAATTACTTGAACTTAAATTAGCTCTTAAACATGGAAACGAAGCAGATTATATTTTATTTGATGGGAGTATTACCAAAAAGATCGGTAAATATAAGTTATCTTCTAAAATATCATTGCTAGATGATATAGATCCTTTATCAGATAAAATTTATTCACTAGAAGAGCAAGACGAAGAACTAATGTATAAATATTTGATCGCTGAAAACCATCTAGTTATATCAGAACTTGTAAATAGATATAAAAATAAACTAATTTGGGTATCAAAAAATAGTAAATCAATTGAACTATTCAAGGAAGGTATAAGTGATATATCTATTCTTGAGATGTTTACCAGAAACTGTGGATATACAAAACCTTTACAAAAACAGATAAGTGGAGAAAATATAATTTCCACAAAAGCATCACAAACATTAGATCAACAGACTTACTATTCATCATATATAAGACTAAAAGAAGGCGAGAAAGTATTGAAAGTAGACTCATTTACTAATAATGTTGAAGAAATTATGAACATTTTGACTCCTATCAATATAAAAGGTTATCCTTATCCATTATTAAAAGTACATACAGACGTAAAAGTGTCTAAAGAAGATAGACAAAGAATAGAGCAATTGTTAAACATAAAGAAAAGGGATATTGAGTGGTGGCCTAATCAACTCTTTTAG
- a CDS encoding cation diffusion facilitator family transporter has translation MKRAVIIYWIIFVEFLIPFILGKNIIALAEGFHDLIDAVTVTFSYYVTKIANISSSTFTYGLHRLEVFSAIINSVVIIVGALLTLYLTFLNPIENYSLLVAILSLIAIFLLLTIKDKDEKDLNKKSVITHALFDVLAYVIGIIILLVYYFVPYTIITIIGVFGIVILSIVISMKPLKQSFLIILEGSTVNTEELEKDLKNINSGVHHIHVWAICGHIKVATIHVEVDEKLTVKELDKEREKIEKVLREKYDIDHITVQFESKRVD, from the coding sequence ATGAAACGTGCTGTAATAATTTACTGGATAATATTTGTTGAGTTTCTAATTCCTTTTATATTAGGCAAAAACATAATAGCATTAGCCGAGGGATTTCATGACTTAATTGATGCAGTTACTGTCACATTTTCTTATTATGTAACAAAGATTGCTAATATTTCCTCATCAACTTTCACTTATGGTTTACATAGATTAGAAGTGTTTTCTGCAATAATTAATTCTGTTGTCATAATAGTAGGAGCTTTACTTACTCTTTATTTAACTTTCTTAAATCCAATTGAGAATTATTCTTTGCTTGTAGCAATTCTTTCATTAATTGCAATATTTTTGTTACTTACGATAAAAGATAAAGATGAAAAAGATCTAAATAAAAAATCCGTAATTACTCATGCACTTTTTGACGTACTAGCTTACGTGATTGGTATTATAATCTTACTTGTATATTACTTTGTACCTTATACAATAATAACAATAATCGGAGTATTTGGTATTGTAATTTTAAGTATAGTTATTTCGATGAAACCATTAAAGCAGTCGTTTTTAATTATTTTGGAGGGGTCTACAGTTAATACTGAGGAATTAGAAAAAGATCTTAAAAATATAAATTCGGGAGTTCATCACATTCACGTTTGGGCAATTTGTGGGCATATAAAAGTGGCTACTATTCATGTTGAAGTAGACGAGAAATTAACAGTTAAGGAATTAGATAAGGAAAGAGAAAAAATAGAAAAAGTTCTTAGAGAAAAATATGATATAGATCATATAACTGTACAATTTGAATCTAAAAGAGTTGATTAG